The following coding sequences lie in one Pungitius pungitius chromosome 18, fPunPun2.1, whole genome shotgun sequence genomic window:
- the LOC119227085 gene encoding heat shock protein beta-1-like has protein sequence MGEQNKMLSRPIFRRDVGWDPFPNWTQPSRIFAQDFGLPPFLDSGDLDWIDWSKKRLASFSWPGYTQSALLPPFGGQRPPGLNQKGPRQRASGVSEIQTAQDSWKINLDVNHFSPEEITITTKEGYLQISGNHEEKQDEHGSVSRCFTRKYKLPMGVDLQHISSSLSGDGVLSVEAPAPGTSVSNPPNEIVIPVQIRRTQDGEK, from the exons ATGggggaacaaaacaaaatgttatcCCGTCCCATTTTCCGCCGAGACGTGGGCTGGGATCCTTTCCCCAACTGGACGCAGCCGAGTCGAATCTTTGCTCAGGATTTTGGGCTCCCTCCCTTCCTGGATTCCGGTGATCTGGACTGGATAGACTGGTCCAAGAAGAGACTGGCATCGTTCTCCTGGCCCGGGTACACACAATCGGCCCTTCTGCCTCCGTTCGGTGGTCAGCGCCCTCCGGGGTTGAACCAAAAGGGTCCGAGGCAACGGGCAAGCGGAGTGTCAGAGATCCAGACGGCGCAGGACAGCTGGAAGATAAACCTGGACGTCAATCACTTCTCACCTGAGGAAATTACGATCACCACCAAAGAGGGTTATTTGCAAATATCAG GAAATCATGAAGAAAAGCAAGATGAGCATGGATCTGTTTCAAGGTGCTTCACCCGGAAATACAA GCTGCCGATGGGGGTGGACTTGCAACACATCAGCTCTTCGCTGTCCGGTGACGGTGTTCTGTCCGTGGAGGCCCCCGCCCCGGGGACATCCGTCAGCAACCCACCCAATGAGATTGTGATACCCGTTCAGATCAGACGGACGCAGGACGGTGAGAAGTGA